From Flavobacterium alkalisoli, the proteins below share one genomic window:
- a CDS encoding DNA polymerase III subunit: protein MLFSDILGQEHIKSHLTKSADSSRIPHAQLFIGAEGSGTLPMAIAYAQYILCSNTEGENNNGNAACNLKFQNFSHPDLHFVFPVATNGEVKSHPVSANFLKYWREFITENPYGSLFDWYRKIDIQNKQGQIGVDEAHEIVKSLSLKSYEGGYKVMIIWMADKMNVATANKLLKLLEEPPQKTVFILIAESDDDILQTILSRCQILHFGGLSEQAIADALVFQQNLDPNEALKIAHQAQGNYNKALQLLNKDTGGNPFEQWFVQWVRAAFRAKGNAAAIQNLIEWSEQISSIGREAQKQFLHFCIDMFRQALLLNYNAKELVFMEPSVEKFKLENFAPFVNGNNINDIFKELSDAIYHIERNGNAKIILTDLSIKLTRLIHKK, encoded by the coding sequence ATGCTTTTTTCAGATATATTAGGCCAGGAACATATTAAAAGCCATTTGACTAAAAGTGCAGATTCTTCAAGAATTCCGCATGCACAATTGTTCATTGGAGCCGAAGGCTCCGGAACTTTACCTATGGCAATAGCCTATGCCCAGTATATTTTATGCAGTAATACCGAAGGTGAAAACAATAACGGAAATGCTGCCTGCAATTTAAAATTCCAGAATTTTTCGCACCCCGATCTTCATTTTGTATTTCCGGTAGCCACAAACGGTGAGGTAAAAAGCCATCCTGTAAGTGCCAACTTTTTAAAATACTGGAGAGAGTTCATTACAGAAAATCCTTACGGAAGCCTTTTTGACTGGTACAGAAAAATTGATATTCAAAACAAACAGGGACAGATTGGTGTTGATGAGGCTCACGAAATTGTAAAATCACTATCCTTAAAGTCTTATGAAGGAGGTTACAAAGTAATGATTATCTGGATGGCAGATAAGATGAACGTAGCCACAGCAAACAAATTGCTTAAGTTATTGGAAGAGCCTCCGCAAAAAACTGTTTTTATCCTTATTGCCGAAAGTGATGATGATATACTGCAAACCATTTTATCCCGTTGCCAGATACTTCATTTCGGCGGCTTAAGTGAGCAGGCTATTGCCGATGCTTTGGTTTTCCAACAAAATCTTGACCCTAACGAAGCTTTAAAAATTGCGCATCAGGCTCAGGGAAATTATAATAAGGCACTACAGCTTTTAAACAAAGATACCGGGGGTAATCCTTTTGAACAATGGTTTGTACAATGGGTAAGGGCGGCTTTTCGCGCAAAGGGAAATGCGGCAGCCATACAGAATCTTATTGAATGGAGCGAACAGATATCATCAATTGGCCGAGAGGCCCAAAAACAATTCCTGCATTTTTGTATTGATATGTTTCGCCAGGCATTGCTTTTAAATTACAATGCCAAAGAACTGGTTTTCATGGAACCATCGGTAGAGAAGTTCAAACTTGAAAATTTTGCACCGTTTGTAAACGGAAATAATATAAACGATATCTTTAAAGAACTGTCGGATGCTATTTACCACATTGAACGAAACGGTAATGCAAAAATAATTTTAACCGACCTTTCTATTAAACTAACGCGATTAATTCATAAAAAATAA
- a CDS encoding phosphoglycerate kinase — MKTLNDFDFKGKKAVIRVDFNVPLDDNFNVTDDTRIVAAKPTIDKILKDGGSAILMSHLGRPKGKEEKYSLKHIVAKTSEVLGVNVKFVNDCIGAEAEQAAADLKPGEVLLLENLRFYNEEEAGDENFAKKLADLGDIYVNDAFGTAHRAHASTTIIAKFFPENKCFGSLLAKEIESLNKVLNDSKKPVTAVLGGSKVSSKITVIENILDKVDHMIIGGGMTFTFIKAQGGKIGDSICEDDKLDLALEIMAKAKEKNVQLHIPVDVIAADAFSNDANTKITDVSAIPDGWQGLDAGPKSLENFKKVILDSKTILWNGPLGVFEMENFSKGTIELGNFIAEATEKGAFSLVGGGDSVAAVKQFGLEPKMSYVSTGGGAMLEMLEGRTLPGIAAILE; from the coding sequence ATGAAGACCCTTAATGACTTTGATTTTAAAGGCAAGAAAGCAGTAATAAGAGTAGACTTTAACGTACCTCTTGACGACAATTTTAACGTAACCGATGACACAAGGATTGTAGCTGCCAAGCCAACAATAGATAAAATCTTAAAAGACGGGGGAAGTGCCATTTTAATGTCGCATCTTGGAAGACCAAAAGGTAAAGAAGAAAAATATTCACTTAAACATATAGTTGCAAAAACAAGTGAGGTTCTTGGAGTTAACGTAAAATTTGTTAACGATTGTATTGGAGCTGAAGCTGAACAGGCAGCAGCCGATTTAAAACCGGGAGAAGTACTTCTTTTAGAAAACTTACGTTTTTATAATGAAGAGGAAGCAGGTGACGAAAATTTTGCAAAAAAACTTGCCGATTTAGGCGATATTTATGTTAACGATGCCTTTGGTACGGCACACCGTGCACATGCATCTACAACAATAATTGCAAAGTTTTTCCCTGAAAATAAGTGTTTTGGCTCACTTCTTGCTAAAGAGATAGAAAGTCTTAACAAAGTTTTAAATGATAGCAAGAAACCTGTTACGGCTGTTTTAGGAGGTTCTAAAGTATCCTCTAAAATTACGGTTATTGAAAATATTCTTGATAAAGTAGATCACATGATTATTGGAGGAGGGATGACATTTACTTTTATTAAAGCTCAGGGAGGTAAGATAGGCGACTCAATTTGTGAGGACGACAAACTGGATCTTGCCCTTGAGATTATGGCAAAAGCCAAAGAAAAAAATGTACAGTTACACATACCGGTAGATGTTATTGCTGCGGATGCTTTTAGCAATGACGCAAATACTAAAATTACCGATGTTTCTGCTATTCCTGATGGCTGGCAAGGTCTTGATGCCGGACCAAAATCGCTGGAAAATTTCAAAAAAGTAATACTGGATTCCAAAACCATTTTATGGAATGGGCCTCTTGGGGTTTTCGAAATGGAGAACTTTTCAAAAGGTACTATAGAGCTTGGTAATTTTATTGCCGAAGCTACAGAAAAAGGAGCTTTCTCTCTTGTAGGAGGGGGGGACTCTGTTGCTGCTGTTAAGCAGTTTGGCCTTGAGCCGAAAATGAGCTATGTATCTACCGGAGGTGGTGCAATGCTTGAAATGCTGGAAGGAAGAACGCTTCCGGGTATCGCTGCCATTTTAGAATAG